One Silene latifolia isolate original U9 population chromosome 4, ASM4854445v1, whole genome shotgun sequence DNA segment encodes these proteins:
- the LOC141653421 gene encoding uncharacterized protein LOC141653421, whose protein sequence is MATTMKGSSVGKEKKGTSPSTSLIKKSPKPSTSTPASSPSSSTNEKMSSPTDGKPIPNYLRPTASSNRDFSKLPKKPTTDPTPQKPALNRRRSFDRPPPVSQVQKAISNVPGTSEIKHLRSSSFSHKSGTSSGSSIRPAASDKTYARTTSSLKEGKTDSSLSKSRTIKKSTLSTTSTPTTKKDAKRPTSSSSTKKAPKSMTSESSIDHDNMAIDHLTIDDELVGIENEVQSLPEISEMPDTNQELGDPTITVTDQEVKEVEDVADNLAITNERKAVDHNLEEKNENHIVIETQPEPENVVNLGNDQNLTVEEHNVTVDSDEGDTETQHDEKKETEFAEENKEEEADDGKKETEFAEEKKEEEEEEEEKADDREKETEVAEEKKEEEAALEKEAEKKEELSDEKVSVASPANGPAKVQTSLGKKDKQDYNNIIEETSSKLMGGRKNKVLALAGAFETVISLQDTNNN, encoded by the coding sequence ATGGCTACAACAATGAAGGGAAGTTCAGTCGGGAAGGAAAAGAAGGGCACATCCCCTTCAACTTCATTAATCAAAAAATCACCTAAACCTTCAACTTCAACCCCAGCCTCTTCTCCGTCCTCGTCTACAAATGAAAAAATGTCGTCTCCTACAGACGGGAAACCCATCCCTAACTACCTCAGGCCCACCGCGAGCTCAAACCGTGACTTCTCTAAGCTCCCTAAGAAACCAACCACAGACCCCACCCCTCAAAAACCAGCCCTTAACAGGAGGAGGTCTTTCGACAGACCTCCTCCCGTCTCTCAGGTCCAAAAGGCCATTAGTAATGTCCCTGGGACTAGTGAGATTAAACATCTCCGATCATCCTCCTTTTCACACAAATCAGGAACTTCTTCAGGATCATCCATAAGACCGGCGGCCTCAGACAAGACTTATGCTAGGACTACTTCATCCCTCAAGGAGGGTAAGACTGACTCGAGTTTGTCCAAGTCACGGACCATTAAGAAGAGTACATTATCAACTACCAGTACTCCAACAACTAAAAAGGATGCAAAACGCCCCACATCATCCTCTTCTACGAAGAAAGCGCCTAAGAGCATGACATCAGAGTCGAGCATTGATCATGATAATATGGCTATCGATCATTTAACTATCGACGATGAGTTGGTGGGAATTGAAAATGAGGTTCAATCTCTCCCTGAGATCTCAGAGATGCCCGACACTAATCAAGAGCTTGGCGATCCCACCATTACAGTCACAGACCAAGAGGTGAAAGAAGTAGAGGATGTAGCCGACAATCTTGCTATAACAAATGAGAGAAAAGCTGTTGATCATAACCtagaagagaaaaatgaaaatcATATTGTTATTGAGACACAACCTGAACCAGAGAATGTTGTAAATTTAGGTAATGATCAGAATCTGACAGTGGAAGAACATAATGTGACGGTAGATTCCGATGAGGGAGACACAGAGACACAACACGACGAGAAAAAGGAGACAGAATTTGCGgaagaaaataaggaagaagaaGCAGATGACGGGAAAAAGGAGACAGAATTCGcggaagaaaagaaggaagaagaagaagaagaagaagaaaaagcaGATGACAGGGAAAAGGAGACAGAAGTCGctgaagaaaagaaggaagaagaagcagCTTTAGAGAAGGAGGCGGAGAAGAAGGAAGAATTGTCGGATGAAAAAGTGAGTGTCGCGAGTCCTGCTAATGGACCTGCAAAGGTACAAACTAGTTTAGGAAAGAAGGATAAGCAAGATTATAATAACATAATTGAAGAAACCTCAAGCAAGCTTATGGGAGGCAGGAAGAACAAGGTGTTGGCTCTAGCAGGAGCCTTTGAGACTGTTATTTCCCTGCAAGACACTAACAATAACTGA
- the LOC141651376 gene encoding uncharacterized protein LOC141651376, with amino-acid sequence MSDSTNKWSLSRKIKRAIKKVNFFLKSSFKFDQWRFASILRCTPNNKRYTRHLSIGYSEETLTKEENDGNRLLSSLRSFNRVKSICLNDNDDVENVDEKADLFIQNFHRQLLMERQISLQLRYCNPNVSNNGPKYLT; translated from the coding sequence ATGTCTGATTCTACAAACAAATGGTCGTTGTCGAGGAAGATTAAGAGGGCTATAAAGAAAGTTAACTTCTTCCTTAAATCAAGCTTCAAGTTTGATCAATGGAGGTTTGCTTCAATTCTCCGCTGCACTCCGAATAATAAGCGATACACCCGACATTTAAGTATTGGTTATTCCGAAGAGACGCTGACTAAAGAAGAAAATGATGGTAACCGCTTGTTAAGCTCATTGAGAAGCTTTAACAGGGTTAAAAGCATTTGTTTgaatgataatgatgatgttgaaaatgttgaTGAGAAGGCGGATTTGTTCATCCAAAATTTTCATCGCCAACTTCTTATGGAAAGGCAGATTTCCTTGCAACTTAGATATTGCAATCCTAATGTTTCTAATAATGGCCCAAAATATTTAACTTAG
- the LOC141653423 gene encoding BTB/POZ domain-containing protein At1g63850: protein MAAATTTTITSSTSTSTKPKRRRFREITITTSTSESLPFSDSLNSPSPTRSLHSPMPSSPYPSNFTKFNSALTAGLLNPMSPPPNPTRSSPTLFEMMSTEPEPRSTPPRQLGFGLDRASLMEQRVGELLSNRSPGSRFNDPGSGDVRLTVTNKEGFSVGLSVHRDILCGNSKFFAGKLGGSSNSSSSSSNGSGTTSFKVEIVECEDVEVYVETLKLMYCRDLRRKLMREDVPKVLSILKVSAAIGFDAGVLSCLEYLEAAPWAEDDEEKVSSLLSELHLEGIGASEVLKRVSLDATSAIEENISENEQVLLKLLHVVLEGKDEKARREMKGLVSKMLRENANQNDLRKESLYSACDGCLNQLRHNFLRAAGPDLQDVGQIARQADNLYWILDILIERQIAEDFLKSWASQSEMAKAHSKIPPVHRFEISKVTARLFVGIGKGQLLASKDMRCLLLQTWLVPFYDDFGWMRRASKGLDRHLIEDGLSNTILTLPLTWQQEILLAWFDRFLNSGEDCPNLQRGFEVWWRRAFWKRNGHQPDHPGVRIPNPSSQIS from the exons ATGGCAGCtgccacaacaacaacaataacatcatCAACCTCCACATCAACCAAACCAAAACGACGTCGTTTCCGTGAAATCACCATCACAACCTCAACCTCCGAGTCACTCCCATTCTCCGACTCACTCAACTCACCGAGTCCAACTCGGTCACTCCATTCTCCAATGCCTTCCTCACCGTACCCATCAAACTTCACAAAGTTCAACTCGGCCTTAACAGCGGGCCTACTTAACCCTATGAGCCCACCACCAAACCCGACCCGGTCCAGCCCCACCCTCTTCGAAATGATGTCAACCGAGCCCGAACCCAGATCCACCCCTCCCCGACAACTCGGATTCGGGCTGGACCGGGCCAGTTTAATGGAGCAGAGAGTAGGGGAGCTACTCTCGAACCGGAGTCCAGGGAGCCGGTTCAATGACCCGGGTTCAGGGGATGTGAGGCTGACGGTTACTAATAAGGAAGGGTTTAGTGTTGGGTTGAGTGTACATAGAGACATTTTGTGTGGAAATAGCAAGTTTTTTGCAGGGAAATTAGGGGGGAGTAGTaacagtagtagtagtagtagtaatgggAGTGGAACGACGTCGTTTAAGGTGGAGATAGTGGAATGTGAGGATGTGGAAGTGTATGTAGAGACGTTGAAGTTGATGTATTGTAGGGATTTGAGACGGAAGCTTATGCGTGAGGATGTTCCTAAAGTTCTTTCTATTTTGAAG GTTTCAGCTGCAATAGGGTTTGATGCTGGGGTATTGTCATGTTTGGAATACTTGGAGGCAGCACCTTGGGCAGAGGATGATGAAGAGAAAGTGTCCTCACTGCTTTCTGAGCTTCATCTTGAAGGCATAGGTGCAAGTGAAGTTCTTAAGAGAGTTTCTCTAGATGCGACTTCTGCAATAGAAGAGAACATTAGTGAGAATGAACAAGTACTACTAAAGCTCTTACACGTAGTTCTTGAGGGGAAGGATGAGAAGGCAAGGCGAGAAATGAAGGGATTAGTCTCGAAAATGCTACGTGAAAACGCAAATCAAAATGATCTTCGGAAAGAATCTTTGTATTCTGCTTGTGATGGATGTTTGAACCAACTCCGTCACAATTTCTTACGTGCTGCAGGGCCCGATTTACAAGATGTGGGCCAGATTGCACGGCAGGCAGACAACTTATATTGGATTTTAGATATCCTAATTGAGAGGCAGATTGCCGAGGATTTTCTCAAGTCTTGGGCTTCTCAGTCAGAAATGGCAAAAGCCCATTCTAAGATTCCACCGGTTCATCGATTTGAGATTAGCAAGGTAACAGCGAGGCTATTTGTGGGAATAGGAAAGGGACAACTATTGGCTTCAAAGGATATGAGGTGCTTGTTATTGCAAACATGGTTGGTTcctttctatgatgattttggaTGGATGAGGAGGGCATCAAAGGGGCTGGATCGTCATTTGATAGAAGATGGGCTTAGTAACACCATTCTTACATTGCCTCTAACTTGGCAACAAGAAATCCTACTTGCTTGGTTTGACCGGTTCTTGAACTCTGGTGAAGACTGTCCTAACTTACAGAGAGGCTTCGAAGTTTGGTGGAGGCGGGCATTTTGGAAACGAAATGGTCATCAACCAGATCATCCTGGTGTTAGGATTCCTAACCCAAGTTCTCAAATTTCATAA